In Sphaerisporangium krabiense, the DNA window ATTTACCTGCTCCCCTCGGCGGCGGTCCTGCTGCCCCTGCTCGGCTACCCCGTCTACATGCTCGGCCTGCTGTCGGTGTTCGACTACCGGCAGGCCCAGGTCAGCGGCGGGGAGCCGACCCGCTTCATCGGCCTGGCCAACTACGCGGCCCTCGCCGGAGACCCGCGGTTCTGGTCGGTGCTCGCCCAGACCGTGGTGTTCGCCGCGGCGCTGGTCGTCGCCACGCTGGCCGTCGGCGCGGCGCTCGCCGTGGTGCTGACCAGGGCGGGACGGGTGCCACGCCTGCTGCTGTCGCTGGCGGCCATGGCCGCGTGGGCGGCGCCGGCCGTCACCGGGTCCACGGTGTGGATGTTCCTCTTCGACGCCGACCTCGGCCTGGTCAACCAGGTGCTCGGCCTCGACGGCCACAACTGGTTCTACGACAAATGGGTCGCGTTCCTGATCATCGGCGCCACCGTCGTGTGGCACTCGTTCCCCTTCGTCATGGTGACGCTCTACGCGGGCATCCAGGCGATCCCCGGCTCGGTGCTGGAGGCCGCGGCGCTGGACGGCGCCTCGGCGTGGCAGGCGTTCTGGCGGGTCATGGTGCCCATCCTGCGGCCGCTCATCACGATCGTGGTCATCCAGTCGATCATCTGGGACTTCAAGATCTTCACGCAGGTGTACGTGATGACCAGCGGCGGCGGCATCGCGGGACAGAACTCGGTGCTGAACGTCTACGCCTACCAGACCGCGTTCGGCTCCTCGGAGTACGGGCTCGGCTCGGCGATCGGCGTCGTCATGACCCTGATCCTGCTGGCCGTCACCCTGCTCTACATCCGCGCCCTCTACCGAGGAGGGGAGAAGCTGTGACCTCCCGCGCCCCCGCAGGAACGCCGGGACCGCACGCCGCCCGCGGGAGGACGCCGTGAACAGGTCCCGCCTGGTCGCGAGCACGATCGCCGTGGTCGCGGCCCTGGTCACGCTCTTCCCGATCTACTGGATGGTGCTCTCGGCGTTCAAGCCGCCGGGGGAGATCCAGTCGCTGGAGGTCCGCCCCTGGACGCTGCACCCGACGCTGGAGAGCTTCCGGCGGGTGCTCGGCGGCGAGGACTTCGGCCGGTACTTCCTCAACAGCCTCGGCGTCGCCCTCACGGTCGTCGTCCTGTCGGCCGTCGTGGCGTTCCTCGCCGCCGTCGCGGTGACCCGGTTCCACTTCCGGTTCCGCACCACCGTGCTGATCATGTTCCTGATCGCGCAGATGGTGCCGGTCGAGGCGCTGACCATCCCGCTGTTCTTCCTGGTCCGCGACATCGGCACGGTCGTGCCCGGCGTCGGGCTGAACACGCTCGGCTCGCTGGTCCTGGTCCACCTGGCGTTCTCGCTGCCGTTCGCGATCTGGATGATGCGCGGCTTCGTCGCGGCGGTCCCCGAGGCGCTGGAGGAGGCCGCCACCATCGACGGCGCGAGCCGCGCGGTGATCCTCTGGAGGATCCTGTTCCCGCTGGTCGCCCCGGGCCTGGTCGCGACCAGCGTGTTCTCGTTCATCGCCGCCTGGAACGACTTCATCTTCGCGAGGACGTTCATCATCTCGGCCAAGGACAACCAGACCCTGCCCGCCGCGCTGCTGGTCTTCTTCAAGCCCGACGAGAACGACTGGGGCGGCATCATGGCCGCCTCCACCCTCATGACCATCCCCGTGCTGATCTTCTTCGTCGCCGTCCAGCGCCGCCTCGTCGCCGGCCTCGGCGGCGCCGTGAAGGACTGACCCGCCGGGCGGCGGCCCTGCCGAGGTCCGCCGCCCCGCACGGTCAGAGCCGCAGCCAGCGCTGCATGCGGTCGATGAGCTCCTCGGAGTCGACGGGCTTGGTGACGTAGTCGCTGGCGCCGGAGGAGAGGGTCTTCTCGCGGTCGCCGTGCATGGCCTTGGCGGTGACGGCGATGATCGGCAGGCTGGCGAAGCGGGGCATCTCGCGGATCGCGGCCGTCGCCGCGTAGCCGTCCATCTCCGGCATCATGATGTCCATCAGCACCAGGTCGACGTCGTCGTTGCGCATCAGCATCTCGATGCCCTTGCGCCCGTTCTCGGCGTAGAGCACCTGCATGCCGTGCA includes these proteins:
- a CDS encoding carbohydrate ABC transporter permease is translated as MNRSRLVASTIAVVAALVTLFPIYWMVLSAFKPPGEIQSLEVRPWTLHPTLESFRRVLGGEDFGRYFLNSLGVALTVVVLSAVVAFLAAVAVTRFHFRFRTTVLIMFLIAQMVPVEALTIPLFFLVRDIGTVVPGVGLNTLGSLVLVHLAFSLPFAIWMMRGFVAAVPEALEEAATIDGASRAVILWRILFPLVAPGLVATSVFSFIAAWNDFIFARTFIISAKDNQTLPAALLVFFKPDENDWGGIMAASTLMTIPVLIFFVAVQRRLVAGLGGAVKD
- a CDS encoding carbohydrate ABC transporter permease, with the translated sequence MTTATTAPAGPATSAGRAAPRRAGRLRPWIYLLPSAAVLLPLLGYPVYMLGLLSVFDYRQAQVSGGEPTRFIGLANYAALAGDPRFWSVLAQTVVFAAALVVATLAVGAALAVVLTRAGRVPRLLLSLAAMAAWAAPAVTGSTVWMFLFDADLGLVNQVLGLDGHNWFYDKWVAFLIIGATVVWHSFPFVMVTLYAGIQAIPGSVLEAAALDGASAWQAFWRVMVPILRPLITIVVIQSIIWDFKIFTQVYVMTSGGGIAGQNSVLNVYAYQTAFGSSEYGLGSAIGVVMTLILLAVTLLYIRALYRGGEKL